A genomic region of Homalodisca vitripennis isolate AUS2020 chromosome 5, UT_GWSS_2.1, whole genome shotgun sequence contains the following coding sequences:
- the LOC124363421 gene encoding uncharacterized protein LOC124363421, producing the protein MPTKTYGPPQPQTQYASPSNINPSSLQYLPPPPLPNFQFHPSVKHGPPFNANTPPQASHPPSNFPPPNGAKPSTAGSQYRDESIKKPVLVETDDVCKKCQEKSKVTDSEPAQAEHVTENIVKTTVTLRDTSLNHLKPDVQVVKSVPLAEYLESVQYPMQIIEAPILDVPDLPKYFNLGYHNFPQVIDNNKLLQENNLKPNDQKQSQSSAQQNALIINHEPNASNITSQDYNSSGSLDNVNISEGDSPGAIRGWGMPTYGRGWGNTPQPFVMPSASPPRGRFENRPAPIPSKKGFDQMQRYQNFFPTGNSNNASPFGNFPLSSSGSSTIAPQQLQPVRISQPLNLPPHVINQFLNLNQQPASWPTGSEDLQQIFSSNLQGLLKGEEDSVDFARLQKNIDNWTAEGYKQNSPSVNFIPVTTIPHIFNSKKIPDEYLTSTEPTVSNSSQYENKSDVDKDHEGAESQKHQVKVHPDIHSKDQEDKEEEATGTLENLLNGWSLLETKMTMPPATTSEEPITEESVTEAVPTSKAWEKIQVSISPLTKEKVYVVTPVPATESQESLLSTRVERSYSVVTAGSDKESKVLVDPTIKKSR; encoded by the exons ATGCCCACGAAAACATATGGGCCACCTCAGCCACAAACACAATATGCTTCTCCATCGAATATAAACCCTTCTTCACTTCAATATCTTCCACCTCCACCTCTTCCAAACTTTCAGTTCCATCCATCTGTAAAGCACGGTCCACCATTCAATGCAAATACTCCTCCTCAAGCATCTCATCCACCTTCCAACTTTCCACCACCTAATGGAGCAAAGCCAAGCACTGCAGGATCTCAGTACCGAGATGAGTCTATAAAAAAACCAGTCCTTGTTG AAACAGACGATGTCTGTAAAAAATGTCAGGAAAAGAGTAAAGTAACAGATTCAGAGCCTGCTCAAGCGGAACACGTGACTGAGAACATAGTGAAAACAACAGTCACACTCAGAGATACTTCCTTGAATCATTTAAAACCCGATGTACAGGTTGTTAAGAGTGTGCCTTTAGCAGAGTACCTAGAATCTGTTCAATACCCAATGCAGATCATTGAAGCTCCAATACTTGATGTTCCTGACTTGCCAAAATACTTCAATCTGGGCTATCATAATTTCCCACAAGTAATAGATAATAATAAGCTATTGCAGGAGAACAATTTAAAACCGAATGATCAGAAACAGTCTCAAAGCAGTGCCCAACAAAATGCATTGATTATAAATCATGAACCAAATGCATCTAACATCACATCACAAGATTATAATTCATCTGGAAGTCTGGACAACGTAAATATTTCAGAAGGGGACA GTCCTGGAGCAATACGAGGTTGGGGTATGCCCACCTATGGGAGAGGATGGGGAAACACTCCTCAACCGTTTGTGATGCCATCTGCCAGTCCTCCCAGAGGTCGATTTGAGAACAGACCTGCTCCAATTCCAAGCAAGAAAG GATTCGATCAAATGCAACGATATCAGAACTTTTTTCCCACTGGGAATTCCAATAATGCATCTCCTTTTGGAAACTTTCCGTTGAGTTCTTCTGGATCTAGTACCATTGCTCCCCAACAGTTACAGCCAGTTAGGATTAGCCAACCACTTAATCTCCCTCCTCATGTAATTAATCAATTCTTAAATTTGAACCAACAGCCCGCGTCTTGGCCAACCGGATCAGAAGATcttcaacaaatattttcctCAAATCTTCAAGGTCTTTTAAAAGGTGAGGAGGACTCTGTAGATTTTGCTCGACTTCAGAAAAACATTGATAATTGGACAGCAGAAGGCTACAAACAAAATTCACCCTCAGTGAATTTCATCCCGGTTACGACAATCCCTCACATATTTAACTCCAAGAAAATTCCGGATGAATACTTGACGTCTACTGAGCCAACCGTTTCAAACTCTTCCCAATACGAGAATAAATCTGATGTTGACAAAGATCATGAGGGAGCTGAAAGCCAGAAGCACCAAGTCAAAGTCCACCCTGACATCCACTCCAAAGATCAAGAGGATAAAGAGGAGGAAGCCACTGGAACCTTAGAGAATCTACTGAATGGCTGGTCACTTTTGGAAACGAAAATGACTATGCCTCCAGCAACAACTTCGGAAGAACCGATAACTGAAGAATCGGTCACAGAAGCAGTCCCAACATCAAAGGCTTGGGAAAAGATCCAAGTCTCCATATCACCTCTTACTAAAGAGAAGGTCTATGTGGTGACACCTGTGCCAGCGACTGAGAGTCAGGAGTCTCTTCTATCTACCAGGGTTGAGCGCTCCTACTCTGTGGTGACTGCTGGATCAGATAAGGAGTCAAAAGTCCTGGTAGATCCCACGATAAAAAAGAGTCGATGA